A genomic stretch from Arachis stenosperma cultivar V10309 chromosome 3, arast.V10309.gnm1.PFL2, whole genome shotgun sequence includes:
- the LOC130966538 gene encoding uncharacterized protein LOC130966538 — MDGDTRTKEGDWVTVSRKGKEKVGKGPNLVKKKTNVAICSNLVSKKFSFGSNNMHAGSSSNAKVNSLSNAKVEHKEKKDPPSTLGSLGTTQDPWVVVGDFNDILSVHEVKGGNFYSNRSSVFESTLDSCGLFDLTTSERRFTWFHKIQGNKEIAKRLDRACCTTEWRLLFPEAFVEVLSCSHSDRCPLLIRCQGVPIKKGNRPFRFQAAWATHLDYKAIVQKSWDSINFGIHRKLLRVQEVSLEFNSTVFGNIFIKKKELEAYLNCIQRKMEADVDPILKHKEEELRAEYNLILAQEELLWYQKSRDQWVRYGDRNTSFFHIQTILRRKSNKVHGLLVSDGSWSDDPEILQREVVHFFKNIFCSTEPIEVNCMGEIPMPSLSQDACDNLTKPVTMLEVKEALDNMSSFKAPEPDGFQVFFFKEYWDVVGHEVWRTVQKAFLGETLSHSLLEILIVLTPKCDPPTRLKDFRPISLCNVIYKLVTKVLVNRLRPFLDEIVSPTQGGFIHGRGAPDNIIVAQEVLHFLKRTKSRKEAMAFKIDLEKAYDRVGWNFLQHTLESFGFPSLIIRLVMNCVQASNLSILWNGNRLDSFQPRRGLRQGDPISPYLFVLCMERLACFISKQVDEGIWDGVAVSRGGPRVSHLMFADDLLLFCKAKKNQVQNVVHTLELFCKASGMKVNIEKSKAICSRNISNRRKKMLSGVSHIPFTSDLGKYLGVNLNHPRAARSIFLDSLEKIKNRLASWKGRLLNRAGRLCLIKSVASSLPIYQMQVTLFPTSVCQKIDSVLRQFLWKGKVGERCLNYVKWSKVVTPRKYGGLGIRDTQCVNFALLGKLVWQLLHNKDKLWVRIMLAKYLSGRSCFSPNFSNNVSSTWRAIYKTIEKLRDGFDWCTGSMSQSFLYHAWRPSGTLAPLVPFVHISDSHLKLEDVWHHGHWRWDILYTIIPEEVKLDLMLFDPIKQAGDKTGWFWTNSNTLTYSTNSGYEWLLKKKFGWNDNENWLWLWRLRIPEKIKCLLWLCLNNGVPTASYRFQRGLATSDFCQRCYLALENINHYFRTCQKARQIWISLNLRMTAEDSSLDFVSWIRSNLNKNKFLFAAAFWWIWRDRNNDIFHQDDPWNKERIVHLVQHATRDFSKKSLLERKRKNISQITTRNERKQQQRLPKQNTTREMATMKEKAHYNKTHYCRCQTKAIVTVYRKMSQEKKDIVEEMGFGALANAPEINVYNALLKELLDRFDEEKGCLKIL; from the exons ATGGATGGGGATACTCGTACAAAAGAGGGTGACTGGGTTACAGTTAGTAGAAAAGGCAAGGAAAAAGTGGGTAAAGGCCCCAATttggtgaaaaaaaaaaccaatgTAGCAATATGCTCCAATTTGGTGAGTAAGAAATTTTCTTTTGGGTCTAATAACATGCATGCTGGATCCTCATCAAATGCAAAGGTGAATTCTTTATCAAATGCAAAGGTGGAGCATAAGGAAAAGAAGGATCCTCCATCAACGCTTGGCTCTTTGGGAACAACTCAG GACCCGTGGGTGGTGGTTGGAGattttaatgatattttgagTGTTCATGAGGTGAAGGGGGGTAATTTCTATTCGAATCGCAGTAGTGTCTTTGAAAGTACTCTAGATTCTTGTGGTCTTTTTGATCTGACAACCTCTGAAAGACGGTTTACTTGGTTCCATAAAATTCAAGGAAACAAAGAAATTGCAAAGAGATTGGATAGAGCTTGCTGTACTACAGAATGGCGCCTTCTTTTTCCAGAAGCTTTTGTTGAAGTTCTCAGCTGTTCCCACTCTGATCGTTGTCCCCTACTTATCCGATGTCAAGGAGTTCCTATCAAGAAAGGAAACCGGCCTTTTAGATTCCAAGCAGCATGGGCAACGCATCTTGATTACAAGGCCATTGTTCAGAAATCTTGGGATAGTATAAActttggcatccataggaagtTGTTGAGGGTTCAAGAAGTTTCGTTGGAATTCAACTCTACGGTCTTCggcaatatttttattaaaaagaagGAATTGGAGGCTTATTTGAATTGTATTCAACGGAAAATGGAAGCTGACGTTGATCCGATTTTGAAGCACAAAGAGGAAGAATTGAGAGCTGAGTATAATCTAATTTTGGCCCAGGAAGAATTGCTTTGGTACCAGAAGTCAAGAGATCAATGGGTTCGGTATGGTGATAGAAATACTAGCTTTTTCCATATACAAACTATCCTTAGAAGAAAATCTAACAAGGTTCATGGGTTGCTGGTAAGTGATGGGTCCTGGTCTGATGATCCAGAAATTTTGCAAAGAGAGGTTGTTcatttctttaaaaatattttttgctCTACTGAGCCTATTGAGGTTAATTGCATGGGAGAAATTCCTATGCCATCTCTTAGCCAGGATGCTTGTGATAATTTGACTAAACCAGTAACAATGTTGGAGGTTAAAGAAGCTCTGGATAATATGAGCTCGTTCAAAGCTCCTGAGCCAGATGGTTTTCAAGTTTTTTTCTTCAAGGAATATTGGGATGTGGTGGGTCATGAGGTGTGGCGTACTGTTCAGAAAGCATTCTTAGGGGAGACGTTAAGCCATTCtttgttggaaattttgattgtTCTTACCCCTAAGTGCGACCCTCCAACTAGATTGAAGGATTTTCGGCCAATAAGCCTTTGTAATGTAATTTATAAGCTAGTGACTAAAGTGCTGGTTAATAGATTACGACCATTTTTGGATGAAATTGTTAGCCCAACTCAGGGAGGGTTTATACATGGTAGAGGAGCGCCTGATAATATTATTGTGGCCCAAgaagttcttcactttcttaaGCGGACAAAGTCTAGAAAAGAAGCAATGGCTTTTAAGATTGATTTAGAAAAGGCTTATGATAGAGTTGGTTGGAATTTTCTTCAGCACACTCTTGAATCTTTTGGCTTTCCTTCTCTAATTATTCGGCTTGTAATGAATTGTGTTCAGGCTTCAAATCTTTCTATCCTTTGGAATGGGAATAGATTGGACAGCTTCCAACCTCGCAGAGGGCTCAGGCAAGGAGATCCAATTTCtccttatttatttgttttgtgCATGGAGAGATTGGCGTGCTTCATTTCCAAACAAGTTGATGAGGGTATTTGGGATGGTGTGGCTGTTTCTAGAGGGGGACCTAGAGTTTCTCACTTGATGTTTGCAGATGACCTCCTCCTTTTTTGTAAAGCGAAGAAAAATCAAGTTCAGAATGTTGTGCACACTTTGGAGTTGTTCTGCAAAGCTTCAGGTATGAAGGTTAACATTGAAAAATCTAAAGCTATTTGTTCTAGAAATATCTCTAATAGAAGGAAGAAAATGTTGTCTGGTGTTTCTCATATTCCTTTTACTAGTGACCTAGGCAAATACTTGGGGGTGAATCTTAATCATCCTCGAGCTGCTAGGTCTATTTTTTTGGACTCTTTAGAGAAGATCAAGAATAGGCTGGCTAGTTGGAAAGGTCGGCTCCTTAACAGAGCAGGCAGGCTTTGCTTAATTAAATCTGTTGCTTCTTCTCTTCCTATTTATCAGATGCAAGTGACTCTTTTTCCTACTTCGGTTTGTCAAAAGATTGATTCTGTGCTTAGACAATTCTTGTGGAAGGGAAAGGTGGGGGAGCGTTGCTTAAATTATGTCAAGTGGAGCAAAGTTGTCACtccaagaaaatatggaggctTGGGAATTAGAGATACCCAATGTGTAAATTTTGCTTTATTAGGAAAGCTTGTTTGGCAATTACTGCATAATAAAGATAAGCTTTGGGTAAGAATTATGTTGGCAAAATATTTATCTGGGAGGTCTTGCTTTTCACCCaatttttctaataatgtttCAAGCACTTGGCGAGCGATTTATAAGACAATAGAAAAGCTTCGTGATGGTTTTGATTGGTGTACAGGCAGTATGTCTCAATCCTTTTTGTATCATGCTTGGCGACCAAGTGGAACGCTAGCTCCTTTGGTTCCTTTTGTGCACATCTCTGATTCTCACTTGAAGCTAGAAGATGTCTGGCACCATGGACATTGGCGGTGGGATATTCTTTACACAATAATTCCGGAAGAAGTTAAACTTGATTTGATGCTCTTTGATCCTATCAAGCAGGCAGGAGATAAAACAGGTTGGTTTTGGACAAACTCAAATACTCTTACCTACTCGACTAATAGCGGGTATGAATGGctattgaagaagaaatttggCTGGAATGATAATGAAAATTGGCTTTGGCTTTGGCGCTTGAGAATTCCAGAGAAGATAAAGTGTCTGCTCTGGCTTTGTCTCAACAACGGAGTTCCCACAGCTAGTTACCGGTTTCAAAGAGGTCTTGCTACTTCTGATTTTTGTCAGAGATGTTATCTTGCTCTAGAGAATATTAACCACTACTTTAGGACTTGCCAAAAAGCTCGTCAGATTTGGATTAGCTTAAATTTGAGAATGACCGCTGAGGACTCTAGTTTAGATTTTGTGTCTTGGATTCGTTCTAATCTCAACAAAAATAAGTTTCTCTTTGCAGCGGCCTTTTGGTGGATTTGGAGGGATAGGAACAATGACATCTTCCATCAAGATGATCCATGGAATAAGGAGAGAATTGTTCACTTAGTTCAACATGCTACTCGAGATTTCTCTAAG AAATCACTACTGGAAAGGAAACGGAAGAATATTTCGCAAATAACAACCAGAAACGAACGAAAACAGCAACAAAGACTACCAAAG CAAAACACAACAAGAGAAATGGCAACAATGAAGGAGAAGGCACATTATAAC AAAACTCATTACTGCAGATGCCAAACAAAGGCAATAGTAACAGTATACAGGAAAatgagtcaagaaaagaaagatatagTGGAAGAAATGGGATTTGGTGCCCTGGCAAATGCCCCAGAAATAAACGTCTATAATGCCCTGTTGAAAGAATTGCTTGATCGCTTTGATGAAGAGAAAGGATGCCTGAAAATTCTCTAG